Genomic window (Drosophila ananassae strain 14024-0371.13 chromosome 3L, ASM1763931v2, whole genome shotgun sequence):
AGAGGTGGGTGGCTCTGTTTACGTGTCTAACCACAAGAGCTATCCACCTGGAGATGGCTCACGATTTGTCCACCGATTCCTGCATAATCGATATGAGGAACTTTATGTGCCGACGTGGACCCGTCGTCAGGATTAGGAGCGACAATGGGAAAAACTTCGTTGGAGCCGACCGCGAAGCCAGGAGGTTCAGCGAAGTGTTCGAGCCTGCACAGATCCAGGGCGAGCTGTCGTCCAAAGGAGTCGAATGGGTCTTCAATTGGCCGGCGAACCCATCTGAGGGTGGCGCCTGGGAAAGGATGGTGCAGTGTGTGAAGAAGGTGCTGGCGCACACGATGAAAGAACTTGCGCCCAAGGAGCACGTACTGGAGAACCTGCTGATTGAGGCGGAGAGCATAGTGAACTCTCGTCCGCTCACTCATCTACCAGTGACGGTGGACCAGGAGGCTCCACTGACACCCAACGACATGCTGAAGGGAGCACCCGATGTTCCAGACCTTCCCAAGCATGACGGACAGGAGTTCGTGAGATGCGCTACCAGGAAGCAGTGGCGCATAGCGAGGATGATGCGGGATCGTTTCTGGAAGAGATGGGTGAATGAGTACTTGCCTACACTTGTGCGCAGGGAGAGATGGTGCAAGCACGTCGAGCCAATTCGCCGAGGAGACCTGGTGTTCATCTGTGATCCTGCTATACCACGAAGGGAGTGGAAATGAGG
Coding sequences:
- the LOC123257216 gene encoding uncharacterized protein LOC123257216 codes for the protein MRASGSARRPIILCHDEALAEMIVQHYHERMCHQNTEATIGAIRQKFWITNLRRLLRRVVSKCNVCKLRRAGPTQPEMGPLPEDRLEANGWLFKFTGLDYFGPLFVTVGRRTEKRWVALFTCLTTRAIHLEMAHDLSTDSCIIDMRNFMCRRGPVVRIRSDNGKNFVGADREARRFSEVFEPAQIQGELSSKGVEWVFNWPANPSEGGAWERMVQCVKKVLAHTMKELAPKEHVLENLLIEAESIVNSRPLTHLPVTVDQEAPLTPNDMLKGAPDVPDLPKHDGQEFVRCATRKQWRIARMMRDRFWKRWVNEYLPTLVRRERWCKHVEPIRRGDLVFICDPAIPRREWK